A genomic window from Cytobacillus suaedae includes:
- the trpC gene encoding indole-3-glycerol phosphate synthase TrpC, translating to MLTKIIETKYEEVKKIILPECDVFERKSLYEALQNPYREIGLIAEVKKASPSKGVIRQEFHPTQIALDYLNVHVDALSVLTDELYFQGSSQYLREIKKLVDVPVLRKDFIVDSLQIEQSVRIGADAILLIGEVLEPAQLHEFYTEAYEKGLECLVEVHSYEILEKILKVFEPKILGVNNRNLKTFSTSILQTKELSDHIPPGSLLVSESGIHSHQDLLDVKNYGAKAVLVGEAFMKVEKPGDGVRELFGEKSNVES from the coding sequence ATGCTCACTAAAATCATTGAAACTAAATATGAAGAAGTCAAGAAAATCATCCTGCCAGAGTGCGATGTTTTCGAGCGAAAGTCCTTATATGAAGCACTTCAAAATCCCTATAGAGAGATTGGGTTAATTGCTGAAGTTAAGAAGGCCTCACCTTCAAAGGGAGTTATAAGGCAGGAATTTCACCCGACACAAATTGCTTTAGACTATTTGAATGTTCACGTAGACGCATTGTCTGTTTTAACGGATGAACTATACTTTCAAGGTTCGAGTCAATACTTAAGAGAAATAAAAAAGTTAGTTGATGTTCCTGTCTTAAGGAAAGACTTTATAGTCGACTCCTTGCAAATAGAGCAAAGTGTCAGAATAGGAGCAGATGCAATCCTCTTAATTGGAGAAGTGTTGGAACCGGCCCAATTACATGAATTTTATACCGAGGCCTATGAGAAAGGCTTAGAATGCCTAGTGGAAGTACATTCTTATGAAATATTAGAGAAAATACTAAAGGTATTTGAACCTAAAATACTAGGGGTAAACAACCGTAATCTTAAGACATTTTCTACCTCCATTTTACAGACAAAAGAGTTGTCAGATCATATCCCACCGGGGAGCCTACTCGTAAGTGAGAGTGGAATTCATAGTCACCAAGACCTTTTAGATGTTAAAAACTATGGGGCAAAAGCAGTGCTCGTTGGTGAAGCCTTTATGAAAGTAGAAAAACCCGGGGATGGTGTAAGGGAATTATTTGGAGAGAAAAGCAATGTTGAAAGTTAA
- the trpD gene encoding anthranilate phosphoribosyltransferase, with protein MFKQLLNKCINGEILTIDEAKSLMNEIMSGRATASQIASLLSILRFRGETIDEMTGFASAMRDHMMVLEYEDPNIIDTCGTGGDGVSTFNISTATAITVSALGVKVAKHGNRAVSSKSGSADVLEHLGVDIQSSKEEAKLALKERGMSFLFAPYYHSAMKNAVTPRAEIGFRTVFNLLGPLANPARCKKQVIGVYSFKYAEKMAHTLNNLGSEHVLLVTGRDGLDECSISSETDVVELKNGQIKKYVLTPEEVGLERGSLKNIQVNTVSESARLIEQVLSGKGNQDALNIVSFNAGAALYVAGKVPSINDGVSLAKESLLSGKVKNHFNSLRSVKETFHAH; from the coding sequence ATGTTTAAACAACTTTTAAATAAATGCATAAATGGTGAAATATTAACGATAGATGAAGCGAAATCTTTAATGAATGAGATTATGTCTGGCAGAGCAACGGCCAGCCAAATTGCAAGTCTCCTATCCATTTTACGCTTTAGGGGAGAAACGATTGATGAAATGACAGGTTTTGCGAGTGCGATGCGTGACCATATGATGGTTTTAGAATATGAAGATCCAAATATTATAGACACTTGTGGTACTGGAGGAGACGGGGTATCAACATTTAACATTTCCACAGCTACTGCCATAACTGTTTCCGCACTTGGGGTTAAAGTCGCTAAGCATGGAAATCGTGCAGTGTCATCGAAAAGCGGGAGTGCTGATGTACTTGAGCATTTAGGGGTTGATATCCAGTCATCAAAAGAGGAAGCAAAGCTAGCTTTAAAAGAGAGAGGTATGAGTTTTCTATTTGCACCGTACTATCATTCTGCAATGAAAAATGCTGTAACACCTCGGGCTGAAATAGGGTTTAGAACAGTATTCAATTTGTTAGGTCCTTTAGCCAATCCGGCACGTTGTAAAAAACAGGTAATTGGTGTTTATTCATTTAAATACGCCGAGAAAATGGCTCATACACTTAACAACTTGGGTTCAGAGCATGTATTGCTAGTAACAGGCAGAGATGGCCTTGATGAATGTAGTATTAGTTCTGAGACCGACGTTGTTGAATTAAAAAACGGACAGATTAAGAAGTATGTTCTTACACCGGAAGAAGTTGGTTTAGAACGCGGAAGCCTAAAAAATATACAAGTAAATACTGTGTCAGAAAGTGCTAGGTTGATAGAACAAGTGTTATCTGGGAAAGGGAATCAAGATGCGTTAAATATTGTTTCCTTTAACGCTGGTGCTGCCCTTTATGTCGCTGGGAAGGTACCTTCAATCAATGATGGAGTCAGTCTTGCAAAAGAGTCCTTATTAAGCGGTAAGGTGAAAAATCATTTTAATTCCTTAAGAAGTGTAAAGGAGACATTCCATGCTCACTAA
- a CDS encoding anthranilate synthase component I translates to MSKKNEEFSSFLSDCQRYKTIPIIKKIVGDTLTPIQLFQNLEKEASFLLESKDQHSEWSRYSFVGLDPFLFIDEINGEFMIKGKNQLTLVKSPTLKGAFSWIKNYLVSKELSIPVPFTGGAVGYIGYDAVSTIEKVPENDNNDLKMKRYHFFFCETILAFDHDTKELTIIHYIRLNGDEDDRCKAALYEQGIAKMNFYVAKILQNNKHDMLQPPPNFKDVSFENIKTNYEKERFLQDVNKIKDYIAAGDVFQAVLSQRFEIPIKVSGFQLYRVLRMVNPSPYLFYIKSEDVEIVGSSPERLIKIQNGDLEIHPIAGTRRRGRTPEEDEALAVELLQDEKEKAEHYMLVDLARNDIGRVSKYGTVQTPVLMELGRFSHVMHLISKVTGILSEEIEPIDALLAAFPAGTVSGAPKIRAMQILSELEPTARNLYAGTIAYVGFDGNIDSCITIRTILLKEGVGYIQAGAGIVADSIPENEWKETLNKASALIKTIEIAHEMFASQEESYV, encoded by the coding sequence ATGTCAAAGAAAAACGAAGAGTTTTCCTCATTTTTATCGGATTGTCAAAGATACAAAACAATTCCGATCATTAAAAAAATAGTTGGCGATACGCTAACACCCATTCAACTATTCCAAAATCTAGAAAAAGAAGCCTCTTTTTTGTTAGAAAGTAAAGATCAACATTCAGAATGGTCTAGGTATTCTTTCGTTGGCCTTGATCCGTTTTTATTTATCGATGAGATAAATGGAGAATTTATGATTAAGGGTAAAAATCAACTTACTCTTGTTAAATCACCAACGTTAAAAGGTGCGTTTTCATGGATTAAAAATTATTTAGTAAGTAAAGAATTATCAATCCCTGTACCATTTACTGGAGGTGCAGTAGGGTATATTGGGTATGATGCTGTATCTACAATTGAGAAAGTACCTGAAAACGATAATAACGATTTGAAAATGAAACGGTATCACTTCTTTTTTTGTGAGACAATACTCGCATTTGACCATGATACGAAAGAGCTTACAATCATTCATTATATCCGTCTTAATGGCGATGAGGACGACCGATGTAAAGCTGCCTTATATGAACAAGGGATTGCAAAGATGAATTTTTACGTAGCTAAAATACTGCAAAATAATAAACATGATATGCTACAACCGCCTCCCAACTTTAAGGATGTAAGCTTTGAAAATATTAAAACAAATTATGAGAAAGAACGATTTTTACAAGATGTAAATAAAATCAAGGATTATATTGCAGCGGGTGATGTATTTCAAGCAGTGTTATCCCAGAGGTTCGAAATTCCTATTAAAGTAAGTGGGTTTCAACTGTATAGAGTGCTAAGAATGGTAAACCCTTCACCTTACCTTTTTTATATAAAGAGTGAAGATGTAGAAATTGTTGGTAGCTCTCCAGAGAGATTAATTAAGATACAAAATGGAGATTTGGAAATACATCCGATTGCAGGAACAAGAAGAAGAGGAAGAACTCCTGAAGAAGATGAGGCACTAGCAGTTGAATTACTCCAGGATGAGAAAGAAAAAGCTGAGCACTATATGCTAGTTGATTTAGCAAGAAATGATATAGGGCGGGTTTCCAAGTATGGAACAGTGCAAACCCCGGTACTTATGGAGTTAGGTCGGTTTTCACATGTTATGCATTTAATCTCGAAAGTCACTGGCATTCTTTCTGAAGAAATTGAACCTATTGATGCTTTACTTGCTGCTTTTCCAGCGGGAACGGTTTCTGGAGCTCCTAAAATTCGTGCGATGCAAATTTTGTCTGAACTAGAACCCACCGCCAGAAATTTATATGCCGGAACAATTGCTTATGTAGGGTTTGATGGGAATATCGATTCTTGTATTACAATTCGTACGATTCTCTTGAAGGAAGGTGTTGGCTATATTCAAGCTGGTGCTGGCATTGTAGCTGACTCAATTCCTGAAAATGAATGGAAAGAAACCTTAAATAAAGCAAGTGCACTCATTAAAACAATTGAAATTGCGCATGAGATGTTTGCGAGCCAGGAGGAATCGTATGTTTAA
- the aroH gene encoding chorismate mutase, translated as MVRGIRGAITVEENEANLIISSTEQLLREMIETNKVEARDVAQVIISVTEDINDAFPAAALRRLEGWNYVPVMCTKEIPVPNSLSKCIRVMMTVNTNTNQEDICHIYLKNAIQLRPDLTRKNS; from the coding sequence ATGGTCCGTGGGATAAGAGGTGCAATAACCGTTGAGGAAAATGAAGCAAACCTAATTATTTCTTCAACAGAACAGTTGCTTCGTGAAATGATCGAAACAAATAAGGTTGAAGCAAGGGATGTTGCTCAAGTTATTATATCTGTGACCGAAGATATTAATGATGCTTTCCCCGCTGCAGCACTTAGGCGTCTTGAGGGATGGAACTATGTACCGGTAATGTGTACAAAGGAAATACCAGTACCTAATTCCCTTTCAAAATGTATTAGAGTAATGATGACGGTGAACACCAATACCAACCAAGAGGATATTTGTCATATATATCTAAAAAATGCAATACAGTTGAGACCTGATTTAACCAGGAAAAACAGTTAG
- a CDS encoding 3-dehydroquinate synthase yields the protein MDTLTIKTNSKTYPLYIGSSILHELPVILKNIKLPITKILIISDVQVAPLYMDSVTTKIKSEYPIIEFVIPSGEASKNIDWYYECQTCALSNGLDRSSLIIALGGGVVGDLAGFVAATFQRGIPFIQIPTTLLAHDSAVGGKVAINHPLGKNMIGAFHQPEAVIFNIDFINTLPKKELLSGFAEVIKEAIIWDKNFYNWLRNNITTLSDLKDEKLQYAIQQGISIKSQIVAMDEKENDIRAILNFGHTLGHAIEAELGYGEITHGEAVLIGMLFAIKVSEESYQIQLNYEEFKQWFSNFGYRTDLPATLDKSRLVHRMKKDKKNNAGTIRMVLLKEVGKVKVQEVKDDLLYKLLN from the coding sequence ATGGATACGTTAACAATTAAAACCAATTCAAAAACATATCCTCTCTACATTGGAAGTAGTATTCTGCATGAACTCCCTGTGATATTAAAAAACATAAAGTTGCCCATCACGAAGATTTTAATTATTTCTGATGTTCAAGTGGCTCCTTTATATATGGATAGTGTTACAACTAAGATAAAGTCTGAATATCCTATTATTGAGTTTGTAATACCAAGTGGGGAAGCTTCTAAAAATATTGATTGGTATTATGAGTGTCAGACCTGTGCACTTTCAAATGGACTAGACCGTTCATCACTAATAATAGCATTAGGTGGCGGAGTTGTTGGGGATCTTGCAGGATTTGTAGCAGCTACTTTTCAAAGAGGAATTCCATTTATCCAGATTCCTACAACGCTATTAGCGCATGATAGTGCTGTAGGTGGAAAGGTAGCTATTAATCATCCTTTAGGTAAAAATATGATAGGTGCATTTCACCAACCAGAGGCCGTTATTTTTAATATTGATTTCATAAATACTCTACCTAAGAAGGAACTCTTATCTGGTTTCGCTGAGGTTATAAAGGAAGCAATCATTTGGGATAAAAACTTTTATAACTGGTTGAGAAATAATATTACAACATTATCTGATTTAAAAGATGAAAAACTTCAATATGCCATCCAACAAGGAATATCTATTAAATCTCAAATTGTAGCAATGGATGAGAAGGAAAATGATATTCGAGCCATTTTAAATTTTGGGCATACGCTTGGGCACGCTATTGAGGCGGAGCTTGGATATGGAGAAATTACCCACGGAGAGGCAGTCTTAATCGGGATGTTATTTGCTATCAAAGTGAGTGAGGAATCTTATCAAATACAGTTAAATTATGAAGAATTTAAACAATGGTTTTCGAACTTTGGTTACCGCACAGACCTTCCTGCCACTTTAGATAAATCACGATTAGTACATAGAATGAAAAAAGATAAAAAAAACAATGCAGGTACGATTCGAATGGTTTTACTAAAGGAAGTTGGTAAGGTTAAGGTACAGGAAGTTAAGGATGATTTACTATATAAACTACTAAACTAA
- the aroC gene encoding chorismate synthase has product MRYLTAGESHGPQLTTIIEGVPAGLPITAEDINEDLARRQKGHGRGRRMLIEKDQVQILSGVRHGKSLGSPITLVVENRDWKHWTNIMGIEPLEENQDDEVKRKITRPRPGHADLNGALKYGHRDMRNVLERSSARETTVRVAAGAVAKKILSQLGIKVAGHVLEIGGVRANPPVYESIEELQTITEQSSVRCFDRNKEQEMMDAIDKAKENGDSIGGIVEVIVEGVPAGVGSYVHYDRKLDAKIASAIISINAFKGVEFGIGFEAARKPGSEVHDEILWDKENGYTRRTNNLGGFEGGMTTGMPIVVRGVMKPIPTLYKPLQSVDIETKEPFQASIERSDSCAVPAASVVAEAVVAWEIASAIVSQFGQDQMNLILENVEKMKDYSRSF; this is encoded by the coding sequence ATGAGATACTTAACAGCAGGAGAATCCCATGGACCTCAGTTAACAACAATCATAGAAGGGGTACCAGCGGGTCTACCAATAACTGCAGAAGATATAAATGAGGACCTTGCAAGAAGGCAAAAAGGACATGGTCGAGGCCGCAGAATGTTAATTGAAAAAGACCAAGTTCAAATCTTAAGTGGAGTAAGACATGGAAAATCATTAGGTTCACCAATTACATTAGTGGTTGAAAACCGTGATTGGAAACACTGGACAAACATAATGGGGATTGAACCACTCGAAGAAAATCAGGATGATGAAGTTAAGCGTAAAATTACTAGGCCCCGTCCTGGACATGCAGATTTAAATGGAGCTCTAAAATACGGGCACCGAGATATGCGCAATGTCTTAGAGCGCTCTTCGGCGAGAGAAACAACGGTTAGAGTAGCTGCAGGAGCTGTTGCTAAAAAGATACTATCCCAACTGGGAATTAAAGTAGCTGGTCATGTTTTAGAAATTGGTGGGGTGAGAGCAAACCCTCCTGTTTATGAATCAATAGAAGAATTACAAACTATAACTGAGCAATCATCGGTTCGCTGCTTCGATCGAAACAAAGAACAAGAGATGATGGATGCAATAGATAAAGCGAAGGAAAATGGCGATTCAATTGGAGGAATTGTCGAAGTGATTGTAGAAGGAGTTCCTGCTGGAGTAGGGAGCTATGTTCATTATGACCGAAAGTTAGATGCGAAAATTGCATCAGCAATCATTAGTATTAATGCATTTAAGGGTGTCGAATTCGGTATTGGATTTGAGGCTGCAAGGAAACCTGGTAGTGAAGTTCACGATGAGATTCTCTGGGATAAGGAGAACGGGTATACGAGAAGAACGAATAATTTAGGTGGCTTTGAGGGTGGAATGACTACGGGAATGCCAATCGTGGTGAGGGGAGTTATGAAGCCAATACCTACCTTATACAAACCTTTACAAAGTGTTGATATTGAAACAAAAGAACCATTTCAAGCAAGTATTGAAAGATCCGATAGCTGTGCAGTTCCTGCTGCTAGTGTAGTTGCCGAAGCAGTTGTTGCCTGGGAAATTGCATCCGCTATAGTAAGCCAATTTGGACAGGATCAAATGAATCTTATTTTAGAAAATGTAGAGAAAATGAAGGACTATTCTAGGAGCTTCTAA
- a CDS encoding protein-glutamate O-methyltransferase CheR: MSHDYEEFILKMKRKSGIDLSLYKEAQMKRRLTSLYEKKGYTSFKDYYQAMSNEQALFQEFLDRMTINVSEFYRNSKRWEVLEQKILPKLLDKNQRLKIWSAACSTGEEPYTLAMILSNFLPLQSISILATDIDENVIARAKLGIYPERSLQEVPENIKRKYFTADGDFYKVSEDIKKAVTFKKHNLLAEPFDTQFDLIVCRNVLIYFTEEAKNLLYKKFSDALKTDGIFFVGSTEQIFNPSNYNFDTEDTFFYRKK; encoded by the coding sequence ATGTCTCATGATTATGAAGAGTTTATTTTGAAGATGAAGCGTAAATCAGGTATAGATCTTTCCCTATACAAAGAAGCCCAAATGAAAAGAAGACTAACTTCTTTGTATGAGAAGAAGGGTTACACAAGCTTCAAAGACTACTATCAGGCAATGTCTAATGAACAAGCATTATTCCAGGAATTTTTAGATAGAATGACGATTAATGTGTCTGAATTTTATCGAAATAGTAAAAGGTGGGAAGTCTTAGAGCAGAAAATACTTCCTAAGCTTTTAGATAAAAACCAACGTTTAAAAATTTGGAGTGCTGCATGCTCTACAGGTGAAGAGCCATATACACTTGCTATGATTTTATCTAATTTCTTACCACTACAAAGCATCTCTATTTTAGCAACAGACATTGATGAAAATGTAATTGCTAGAGCAAAGTTAGGTATATACCCAGAAAGATCTCTTCAGGAAGTACCTGAGAATATAAAGCGAAAATATTTTACGGCAGATGGTGACTTTTATAAGGTTAGCGAGGATATTAAAAAGGCTGTAACCTTTAAAAAACATAATCTCCTTGCAGAGCCCTTTGATACACAGTTTGACTTAATTGTGTGTCGAAATGTTTTAATTTATTTTACTGAAGAAGCAAAAAATCTATTATACAAAAAATTTAGTGATGCTCTTAAGACGGATGGAATCTTCTTTGTAGGAAGCACAGAACAAATATTCAACCCAAGCAATTATAATTTTGATACTGAGGATACATTTTTTTACCGTAAGAAATAA
- the ndk gene encoding nucleoside-diphosphate kinase, translating to MEKTFLMVKPDGVQRQLIGEIVSRFERKGFQLVGAKLMQITPELAEEHYGEHKERPFFGALTSFITSGPVFAMVWQGENVIATARQMMGATNPKDAAPGTIRGDFGLTIDKNVIHGSDAPASAEREIGLFFQENELVEYTRQINEWIY from the coding sequence ATGGAAAAAACATTCTTAATGGTAAAACCTGACGGAGTTCAACGTCAATTAATTGGAGAAATCGTTTCTCGTTTTGAAAGAAAGGGCTTTCAATTAGTAGGAGCTAAGTTAATGCAAATCACTCCTGAGCTTGCAGAGGAACATTATGGTGAGCACAAAGAGCGTCCATTCTTTGGAGCACTAACTAGCTTTATTACTTCTGGTCCTGTATTTGCAATGGTTTGGCAAGGTGAAAATGTAATTGCTACTGCTCGTCAAATGATGGGAGCAACTAACCCTAAAGATGCAGCTCCTGGAACAATCCGTGGAGATTTCGGTTTAACAATTGATAAAAACGTAATTCATGGTTCAGATGCTCCTGCAAGTGCTGAGCGTGAAATCGGTTTATTCTTCCAAGAAAACGAGTTAGTAGAATATACTCGCCAAATCAACGAGTGGATTTACTAA
- the hepT gene encoding heptaprenyl diphosphate synthase component II codes for MKLKMMYSFLNTDLNLIEKELEETIQAEQPLLRQAGLHLLQAGGKRIRPVFVLLAGKFGDYNIDKIKHVAVALELIHMASLVHDDVIDDAGMRRGKPTIKAKWDNKIAVYTGDYILARSLELMAKVDQIEAHKILSYSLVELNIGEIEQIRDKYNFDQNVRTYLRRIKRKTALLIAVSCQLGAVASDVPASIHRKLYLFGYYVGMAFQITDDILDFTATDEQLGKPAGSDLLQGNITLPVLFALQDPVLNSQINKISETTTYEEIQPLIRAIKQSSAIDYSTDISNRYLEKAYKILKELPQNRARNTLYNIAKFIGKRKF; via the coding sequence CTGAACAACCACTACTTAGACAAGCAGGCTTGCATTTATTACAAGCTGGAGGAAAACGCATTCGTCCAGTCTTTGTTTTACTTGCTGGGAAATTTGGCGATTACAATATCGACAAAATTAAACATGTTGCTGTCGCATTAGAACTCATTCATATGGCATCATTGGTTCATGATGATGTAATTGATGATGCAGGTATGAGAAGGGGAAAGCCAACGATAAAAGCAAAGTGGGATAATAAAATTGCCGTATATACAGGTGATTATATACTTGCTCGATCTCTGGAACTAATGGCAAAGGTTGATCAAATTGAGGCTCACAAAATTCTATCGTATTCCCTGGTAGAACTAAATATTGGGGAAATTGAACAAATTAGGGACAAATATAATTTTGACCAAAATGTTCGTACATACTTGCGTAGAATAAAACGGAAAACAGCCTTATTGATTGCTGTTAGCTGTCAACTAGGTGCAGTTGCATCTGATGTACCCGCATCCATACATAGGAAGTTATATCTTTTTGGGTATTATGTCGGCATGGCCTTTCAAATTACCGACGATATATTAGACTTCACAGCGACAGATGAGCAACTTGGTAAACCGGCTGGGAGTGACCTATTACAGGGGAATATTACTTTACCCGTTCTATTCGCTTTGCAAGATCCTGTATTAAATAGTCAAATTAATAAAATTTCTGAAACGACTACCTATGAGGAAATACAACCTCTTATCCGTGCAATTAAGCAATCAAGTGCAATTGATTACTCTACCGACATAAGTAATAGATACTTGGAGAAGGCTTACAAAATACTTAAAGAACTACCACAAAATAGAGCAAGAAATACGCTTTATAACATTGCGAAATTTATCGGTAAACGAAAATTTTAA